From a region of the Pseudomonadota bacterium genome:
- a CDS encoding prepilin-type N-terminal cleavage/methylation domain-containing protein yields MRKQTTGFTLLELLVTLIIIGALAGIAVPSYKDYVRDAKVSEAAKNLRDMSVGILTELNINGAPPDEIHGVPLQGGTGLSNTGDGAVEGYRFDGGGTQYWLVARLSTDVVENAGSVFAREIHAGFTRRPDGEWVSFCGTWRVGWSIDVGYLPSGCNDENVEALLAAARS; encoded by the coding sequence ATGCGAAAACAAACGACCGGCTTCACGCTGCTCGAGTTGTTGGTCACGCTGATCATCATAGGTGCATTGGCGGGTATCGCAGTGCCGAGCTACAAGGACTACGTCCGCGACGCCAAGGTCTCGGAGGCAGCAAAGAACCTGCGCGACATGAGCGTGGGCATCCTGACCGAGCTCAACATCAACGGCGCCCCACCCGACGAGATCCACGGTGTGCCCTTGCAAGGCGGAACCGGGTTGAGCAACACCGGCGACGGTGCGGTCGAAGGCTACCGTTTCGACGGTGGCGGCACCCAGTACTGGCTGGTCGCTCGGCTATCGACTGACGTGGTCGAAAACGCCGGCAGCGTGTTTGCGCGGGAGATCCACGCGGGTTTCACGCGCCGCCCGGACGGCGAGTGGGTCAGCTTTTGCGGTACCTGGCGGGTTGGCTGGTCCATCGACGTGGGCTACCTCCCCTCCGGTTGCAACGACGAGAACGTCGAGGCCCTGCTCGCCGCTGCACGGAGCTAG
- a CDS encoding M48 family metallopeptidase: MSAHDIRSRQDRRMAEDLLQQRPVKRVNDMIERQEAEGPMGTRRRLLATSVRMSRSMAPAMHKTSDACIEALGVDIPVELYVFASPQFNAMCVKPEDGRLFIMFSSSLLEGFNDTEFKFVMGHELGHYLYGHHDIPIGYLMRGQSRPDPKLALQLTAWSRHAEISADRAGAHCAQDLTGVSSALFKLASGLTGSLVDFDLDAFMAQVDDMQLEDAEPGAGAPTGDWFMTHPFSPLRVRALKLFHESELVVPGGRSLDDLDAGVQALMGLMEPSYLDGRTQGDESMRRLLFAGALAVASADGQITADEIAVFERFFGSDSYSDSLNLGRLEAELPGRVQDVREAVGVGRRLQVLRDLATVACSDGVASEAERAVLGGLARDLEVDAGLVDQFLCGVPELD, translated from the coding sequence ATGTCAGCACACGATATACGCTCCCGTCAGGACCGACGGATGGCCGAGGACCTGTTGCAGCAACGGCCCGTCAAGCGCGTCAACGACATGATCGAGCGGCAGGAGGCCGAGGGTCCGATGGGCACACGCCGGCGGCTGCTGGCGACGTCCGTGCGCATGAGCCGGTCCATGGCGCCGGCGATGCACAAGACGTCCGATGCGTGCATTGAAGCGCTCGGGGTCGACATCCCGGTGGAGCTCTACGTGTTTGCCAGCCCGCAATTCAATGCGATGTGCGTCAAGCCTGAGGACGGCCGGCTGTTCATCATGTTCAGTTCCAGCCTGCTCGAGGGATTCAACGACACCGAGTTCAAGTTCGTCATGGGGCACGAGCTGGGCCACTACCTCTACGGCCACCACGACATTCCCATTGGCTACTTGATGCGCGGTCAGAGCCGTCCAGACCCGAAGCTCGCGCTGCAGCTCACCGCCTGGTCTCGGCACGCGGAAATTTCGGCCGATCGCGCCGGGGCGCACTGCGCCCAGGACCTCACTGGTGTGTCCAGCGCGCTGTTCAAGCTCGCCTCCGGTCTGACCGGCTCGCTCGTCGATTTCGACCTCGACGCCTTCATGGCACAGGTCGACGACATGCAGCTCGAGGACGCCGAGCCCGGGGCGGGCGCGCCGACCGGCGACTGGTTCATGACCCACCCGTTCAGTCCGTTGCGGGTGCGCGCGCTCAAACTGTTCCACGAGTCCGAGCTCGTCGTGCCAGGTGGGCGCTCACTCGACGACCTCGACGCGGGCGTACAGGCCCTGATGGGGTTGATGGAGCCCAGCTACCTCGACGGGCGCACGCAAGGCGACGAGAGCATGCGACGCCTGTTGTTCGCTGGTGCGCTGGCGGTGGCCAGCGCGGACGGGCAGATCACCGCCGACGAGATTGCCGTGTTCGAACGGTTTTTCGGCAGCGACAGCTACTCCGATTCGCTCAACCTCGGCCGCCTGGAAGCGGAGCTGCCGGGCCGGGTACAGGATGTTCGGGAGGCGGTTGGTGTCGGTCGGCGGCTGCAAGTGTTGCGCGACCTGGCGACGGTGGCGTGTTCCGACGGGGTCGCCAGCGAGGCCGAGCGGGCGGTGCTCGGTGGGCTCGCGCGCGACCTCGAAGTCGACGCCGGCTTGGTCGACCAGTTCCTCTGCGGTGTGCCCGAACTCGACTGA
- a CDS encoding SMC family ATPase yields MRPLQLRMTAFGPFAEPQLIDFERLGSAALFLIEGTTGAGKTTILDAICYALYDRSTGGERDARRMRSDFAQADVLTEVELVFALGDARYRIRRVPEQERPRQRGTGVTRQAPTAELCRLDGPDETVLVARKVGDANAAITQLTGLTVEQFRQVMVLPQGQFRRLLTAESKDRQAILQNLFGTALYSDVAERLKRLSGELAGRDRDIGIRLDAAWQSIGLPPESDIDALITETRLEAGAQRERRHAAEAALHTAVEALADAERLAAAHAALRVADDAHRTAQLALPAHRKREAVLVELEAVDALQPTWQAWQQAIADLDVVTRDEQAQSAALARSQATRAEAEAQASGAQRDHERRDGLVAEAQRMAGLLPQLEALESATADVQRAAVEVVDAERARTLADTEHAALVEALQAQRDTVLVAERAALRVPELRNQLDSWTRMAAARAQRASIGEAIERQRGELDRARQQASTAAQLLERAAALREQGERVSATQHALELAASLTPQSPCPVCGSRDHPEPAGAQRELLDPALVDLDALHRNERDATVNHRDAVHDTRAIESRIDALVEQQRGLDVLTAGVDDTAQRSLETELVELRTVASGLDTARAAVVSTEHALVAIGDTRRAADERHRQVLQVLAAAQQQQRQLVAAFGDAVPERAAVLARLVAVNAEREAIEAASVRAQQALETAGLRLAEAAARHDSLRALRMRREHDCASHEASWLHALSASPFAEVNDFRVALGKLDSRDALHAESLAFEQQLRDLEAERGALRTLVDGRPAPALERLQRRVDSARQEFDSCAARLATVQARLAQLDQADKTVAKLRSEREAVTSRYRVLGRLSQAANGQNALRLNLQSFVLSVLLDDVLIAADERLLRMTRGRYRLVRREGVTHGGRQAGLDLDVDDAHTGRRRQADTLSGGESFLAALALALGLSDVVQAHAGGIRLDTLFIDEGFGSLDPEALDLAVSALVDLQSSGRLIGVISHVPELREQIQAKLAVRACASGSHATLTVNPGARAVT; encoded by the coding sequence GTGCGGCCGCTGCAACTGCGGATGACCGCGTTCGGGCCGTTTGCCGAGCCGCAGCTGATCGATTTCGAGCGCCTGGGGTCGGCTGCGCTGTTTCTGATCGAGGGGACCACCGGGGCGGGCAAGACCACCATCCTCGATGCCATCTGCTACGCGCTCTACGACCGCTCGACCGGAGGGGAACGCGACGCGCGGCGGATGCGCTCCGACTTCGCTCAGGCTGATGTGCTGACCGAGGTGGAACTGGTCTTCGCGTTGGGCGACGCACGCTACCGCATTCGCCGAGTGCCGGAGCAGGAGCGCCCGCGTCAACGCGGCACCGGTGTCACACGGCAGGCACCCACTGCAGAACTCTGTCGGTTGGACGGCCCGGATGAAACGGTGCTGGTCGCGCGCAAGGTCGGCGATGCAAACGCCGCGATCACACAGCTCACCGGCTTGACCGTCGAGCAGTTTCGGCAAGTCATGGTGTTGCCCCAGGGGCAGTTCCGGCGCTTGCTCACGGCGGAATCGAAGGACCGCCAGGCGATTCTGCAGAACCTCTTCGGCACCGCGCTCTACTCGGACGTGGCCGAACGGCTCAAACGGCTCAGTGGCGAGCTTGCAGGCCGCGATCGAGACATCGGCATACGGCTCGATGCGGCCTGGCAGAGTATCGGACTCCCGCCCGAAAGCGACATTGATGCGCTGATCACCGAGACCCGGCTCGAGGCGGGCGCGCAGCGTGAACGGCGGCATGCGGCAGAGGCCGCTCTGCACACCGCGGTCGAGGCGTTGGCGGACGCCGAACGTCTCGCTGCGGCGCACGCGGCGCTGCGCGTCGCCGACGACGCGCACCGGACGGCGCAGCTGGCGTTGCCGGCGCACCGGAAGCGCGAGGCCGTGCTGGTTGAACTGGAGGCCGTCGACGCGTTGCAGCCCACCTGGCAGGCGTGGCAACAGGCGATCGCCGACCTCGACGTCGTCACGCGAGACGAACAGGCGCAGAGCGCGGCGCTGGCGCGCAGCCAGGCCACACGGGCCGAGGCCGAGGCGCAGGCATCGGGTGCGCAGCGTGACCACGAGCGCCGTGACGGGCTGGTTGCCGAAGCGCAGCGCATGGCGGGCCTGTTGCCGCAACTCGAGGCGCTTGAATCTGCCACTGCCGATGTGCAACGCGCGGCCGTCGAGGTGGTCGACGCGGAACGGGCGCGCACCCTGGCCGACACGGAACACGCCGCGCTGGTGGAGGCGTTGCAAGCGCAGCGCGACACAGTGCTCGTGGCCGAGCGCGCCGCCCTCCGGGTGCCGGAGCTGCGAAATCAGTTGGACTCATGGACGCGGATGGCCGCGGCGCGTGCGCAACGTGCGTCGATAGGTGAGGCCATTGAGCGCCAGCGCGGCGAACTCGACCGCGCGCGACAGCAGGCGAGCACGGCCGCGCAACTGCTCGAGCGCGCGGCCGCCTTGCGCGAGCAGGGTGAGCGCGTTTCGGCGACCCAGCACGCGCTCGAACTGGCCGCGTCGCTGACGCCACAGTCGCCGTGCCCGGTGTGTGGCAGCCGCGACCACCCCGAGCCGGCCGGCGCACAGCGCGAGCTGCTCGACCCCGCGCTGGTCGACCTCGACGCCTTGCACCGCAACGAGCGGGACGCCACGGTCAACCACCGCGATGCGGTGCACGACACCCGCGCCATCGAAAGTCGTATCGACGCGCTGGTCGAGCAGCAGCGTGGCCTCGATGTGCTCACCGCGGGTGTCGATGACACCGCGCAGCGGTCGCTCGAGACCGAGCTGGTCGAGCTGCGCACGGTGGCGTCCGGTCTGGACACGGCTCGCGCTGCCGTGGTGTCGACCGAACACGCGCTGGTTGCGATTGGCGACACACGGCGTGCGGCCGATGAACGTCACCGACAGGTGTTGCAAGTCCTTGCGGCAGCGCAGCAGCAACAACGGCAGTTGGTCGCGGCGTTTGGCGACGCTGTCCCTGAGCGTGCAGCGGTCCTCGCGCGGCTTGTGGCCGTGAACGCCGAGCGCGAGGCCATCGAAGCGGCGTCCGTTCGCGCGCAACAGGCGCTCGAGACCGCCGGTCTGCGTCTGGCCGAGGCAGCGGCCCGACACGACAGCCTGCGGGCGCTGCGGATGCGTCGCGAGCATGACTGCGCGTCGCACGAGGCCAGTTGGCTGCATGCGCTCAGTGCCAGTCCCTTTGCCGAGGTGAACGACTTCCGCGTGGCGCTCGGCAAGCTCGACAGCCGAGACGCGCTGCACGCGGAATCGCTGGCCTTTGAACAGCAGCTGCGCGACCTGGAGGCCGAGCGGGGCGCGCTGCGCACGCTTGTCGACGGGCGCCCGGCGCCGGCGCTCGAGCGCCTGCAACGCCGTGTCGATAGCGCACGGCAAGAGTTCGATTCGTGCGCCGCGCGGCTGGCAACCGTGCAGGCTCGGCTGGCGCAACTCGACCAGGCCGACAAGACCGTGGCCAAGCTGCGGTCCGAGCGTGAAGCGGTCACGTCCCGGTACCGTGTGCTCGGCAGGCTGAGCCAGGCGGCAAACGGGCAGAATGCGTTGCGCCTGAACCTCCAGTCCTTCGTGCTCTCGGTGTTGCTGGACGATGTGCTGATCGCAGCCGATGAGCGGCTGTTGCGCATGACGCGGGGCCGCTACCGCCTGGTGCGGCGTGAAGGCGTAACCCACGGAGGACGGCAAGCCGGCCTCGACCTGGACGTCGACGACGCGCACACGGGGCGACGGCGCCAGGCAGACACGCTGTCGGGTGGCGAGAGTTTCCTCGCGGCGCTCGCGCTCGCGCTCGGACTCTCGGACGTCGTGCAGGCGCACGCCGGCGGCATTCGACTCGACACGCTGTTCATCGACGAGGGTTTCGGGTCACTCGATCCCGAGGCGCTGGACCTCGCGGTGTCGGCGCTGGTCGATCTGCAGTCCAGCGGCAGGCTGATCGGGGTGATTTCCCACGTGCCGGAACTGCGCGAGCAAATCCAGGCCAAACTGGCTGTGCGTGCCTGTGCCAGCGGCAGCCACGCTACACTCACCGTCAATCCAGGCGCTCGCGCCGTGACCTAA